A genomic region of Melanotaenia boesemani isolate fMelBoe1 chromosome 21, fMelBoe1.pri, whole genome shotgun sequence contains the following coding sequences:
- the egr2b gene encoding early growth response protein 2b, whose amino-acid sequence MTAKTLEKVPVNLGGFVHPAAESVYSVDDITSSLPTSVAIFPNSDLGAHYEQMTADGLMGADMSVDKRSVDLSSYSSGFSQPASHRNQTFTYMGKFSIDSQYPGNWNPEGVINIVSGIFNVAQPPPPPPPPSSSASSSPASSGSPNHFSNGNLSCTMAAQSQADMDHHHHLYSPPPPYSSSGCGEVYQDPSAFLSTSTCPIASYPPPSYSSPKQPGSSDAPGLFPIIPDYSGFFQPACQRDMHTAGIQDRKPFVPCPLDTFRVPPPLTPLNTIRNFTLGGPGGGGSEVCPPRLPSAYSPQNLPLRPILRPRKYPNRPSKTPVHERPYPCPAEGCDRRFSRSDELTRHIRIHTGHKPFQCRICMRNFSRSDHLTTHIRTHTGEKPFACDYCGRKFARSDERKRHTKIHLRQKERKSSTVSSSSSGSSALERPAGGINAASGICS is encoded by the exons ATGACGGCTAAAACTCTGGAGAAGGTGCCGGTGAATCTGGGGGGGTTTGTGCACCCCGCAGCAGAGAGCGTCTACTCCGTGGATGATATCACCAGCAGCCTGCCGACCTCTGTGGCGATCTTCCCTAACAGCGATTTAGGAGCGCATTACGAGCAGATGACAGCAG ATGGTCTGATGGGCGCTGACATGAGCGTGGATAAACGCTCCGTGGACCTCTCCTCGTACTCCAGCGGCTTCTCTCAGCCCGCCTCCCACCGGAACCAGACCTTCACCTACATGGGAAAGTTTTCCATAGACTCCCAGTATCCAGGTAACTGGAACCCCGAGGGAGTGATCAACATCGTTTCAGGCATCTTCAACGTGGCCCAGCCGCcgccgcctcctcctcctccctcctcctcagcctcctcctctccagcatcatCAGGATCTCCAAATCATTTCTCCAACGGAAATTTGAGTTGCACCATGGCGGCTCAAAGCCAAGCCGACATGGatcatcaccaccatctctACTCCCCCCCGCCTCCTTACTCTTCATCTGGTTGCGGGGAGGTGTACCAGGACCCCTCGGCGTTTTTGTCCACCTCCACCTGCCCCATAGCCTCCTACCCTCCACCCTCCTACTCTTCACCCAAGCAGCCCGGCAGCTCGGACGCGCCGGGGCTTTTCCCCATCATTCCAGACTACTCGGGCTTCTTCCAGCCGGCCTGTCAGCGGGACATGCACACAGCAGGTATCCAGGATCGGAAACCGTTCGTTCCGTGTCCACTTGATACGTTCCGTGTCCCTCCACCCCTGACCCCTCTGAACACTATCAGGAACTTCACGTTGGGGGGTCCAGGTGGTGGTGGATCAGAGGTTTGCCCACCGCGGCTCCCCTCTGCCTACAGCCCACAGAACTTACCACTCAGGCCGATCCTGCGGCCCAGAAAGTATCCGAACAGACCCAGCAAAACACCTGTCCACGAGCGGCCGTACCCGTGTCCGGCGGAGGGCTGCGACCGGCGGTTCTCCCGCTCCGACGAACTGACCCGACACATCCGAATTCACACCGGACACAAGCCCTTCCAGTGTCGGATCTGCATGCGCAACTTCAGCCGCAGCGACCACCTCACCACGCACATCCGTACGCACACGGGAGAGAAGCCGTTCGCCTGCGACTACTGCGGCCGCAAGTTCGCGCGGAGCGACGAGCGGAAGAGACACACGAAAATCCACCTGAGGCAGAAGGAGAGGAAGTCCTCCAcggtctcctcctcctcctccggcAGCTCCGCGCTGGAGCGTCCAGCGGGCGGCATCAACGCAGCCAGCGGGATCTGCTCGTAG